One part of the Dermacentor silvarum isolate Dsil-2018 chromosome 6, BIME_Dsil_1.4, whole genome shotgun sequence genome encodes these proteins:
- the LOC119456280 gene encoding dermonecrotic toxin SPH isoform X1, with product MTFRSLLATCLLLTSLFLAGAQQIRDRRRPFFIIGHMANTMEEVNAFLKDGANAVEVDTEFADNGTVLGTYHETFPCECFRVCGKREKIKTFLSHIRDITGTPSSPYAGKMILLFLDLKTSKLPASSKFTAGLTLAENLVHHLWYGVSKTYRMNVLLSIGYVEDKEVLRGAIKYLKQKEYSDFLHNVGYDVGMNGDLKSIKRMYGKLGIRRHQWQGDGLMNCFRFLIPEHRLIEAIRQRDRPGGYIDKVYYWTVDLPPYIANAIRVGIDGIITNKPYNVRDVVVNEFANQLRVAGAGDNPWKKFRRPRKEANNEVDVYTDIQEEEYIKNLLPESTNMRPR from the exons ATGACATTCAGGAGCTTACTGGCAACTTGTCTTCTTCTCACAAGTCTGTTTCTTGCAGGG GCGCAGCAAATTCGAGACAGACGACGACCGTTCTTCATTATCGGCCACATGGCCAACACTATGGAAGAAGTGAATGCGTTCTTAAAAGACGGTGCCAATGCCGTTGAGGTGGACACTGAGTTTGCCGATAACGGCACCGTGCTCGGGACATACCATGAAACCTTTCCTTGCGAATGTTTTCGGGTCTGCGGCAAGCGAGAAAAAATCAAAACGTTCCTATCGCACATCCGCGACATTACTGGCACGC CAAGCTCGCCGTACGCCGGAAAAATGATACTTTTATTCCTCGACTTGAAGACCTCCAAGCTTCCCGCCTCCTCCAAGTTCACGGCCGGACTGACCCTTGCTGAAAATCTTGTCCACCATCTCTGGTATGGCG TGTCTAAAACATACCGTATGAACGTCTTGCTTTCCATCGGATATGTTGAAGACAAAGAAGTTCTGAGAGGAGCCATTAAGTATTTGAAGCAGAAGGAATATTCCGATTTTTTGCACAATGTTG GTTACGACGTCGGTATGAACGGCGATCTAAAGAGCATCAAGCGCATGTACGGCAAGTTGGGCATCAGACGTCACCAGTGGCAAGGTGACGGTCTCATGAACTGCTTTCGATTCCTGATACCAGAACACAGGCTGATAGAGGCAATCAGGCAACGCGATAGGCCGGGCGGTTATATCGACAAGGTGTACTACTGGACCGTCGACTTGCCGCCCTATATAGCGAATGCTATCAG GGTTGGAATTGATGGCATCATTACCAACAAGCCTTACAACGTACGTGACGTTGTGGTAAACGAGTTTGCAAATCAACTGAGGGTCGCCGGTGCAGGTGACAACCCATGGAAAAAATTTCGGAGACCTCGGAAGGAGGCAAACAACGAGGTAGATGTTTACACCGACATACAGGAAGAAGAGTACATCAAGAATCTGTTACCAGAGTCCACCAACATGCGGCCTCGTTGA
- the LOC119456280 gene encoding dermonecrotic toxin SPH isoform X2: MTFRSLLATCLLLTSLFLAGAQQIRDRRRPFFIIGHMANTMEEVNAFLKDGANAVEVDTEFADNGTVLGTYHETFPCECFRVCGKREKIKTFLSHIRDITGTPSSPYAGKMILLFLDLKTSKLPASSKFTAGLTLAENLVHHLWYGGYDVGMNGDLKSIKRMYGKLGIRRHQWQGDGLMNCFRFLIPEHRLIEAIRQRDRPGGYIDKVYYWTVDLPPYIANAIRVGIDGIITNKPYNVRDVVVNEFANQLRVAGAGDNPWKKFRRPRKEANNEVDVYTDIQEEEYIKNLLPESTNMRPR; this comes from the exons ATGACATTCAGGAGCTTACTGGCAACTTGTCTTCTTCTCACAAGTCTGTTTCTTGCAGGG GCGCAGCAAATTCGAGACAGACGACGACCGTTCTTCATTATCGGCCACATGGCCAACACTATGGAAGAAGTGAATGCGTTCTTAAAAGACGGTGCCAATGCCGTTGAGGTGGACACTGAGTTTGCCGATAACGGCACCGTGCTCGGGACATACCATGAAACCTTTCCTTGCGAATGTTTTCGGGTCTGCGGCAAGCGAGAAAAAATCAAAACGTTCCTATCGCACATCCGCGACATTACTGGCACGC CAAGCTCGCCGTACGCCGGAAAAATGATACTTTTATTCCTCGACTTGAAGACCTCCAAGCTTCCCGCCTCCTCCAAGTTCACGGCCGGACTGACCCTTGCTGAAAATCTTGTCCACCATCTCTGGTATGGCG GTTACGACGTCGGTATGAACGGCGATCTAAAGAGCATCAAGCGCATGTACGGCAAGTTGGGCATCAGACGTCACCAGTGGCAAGGTGACGGTCTCATGAACTGCTTTCGATTCCTGATACCAGAACACAGGCTGATAGAGGCAATCAGGCAACGCGATAGGCCGGGCGGTTATATCGACAAGGTGTACTACTGGACCGTCGACTTGCCGCCCTATATAGCGAATGCTATCAG GGTTGGAATTGATGGCATCATTACCAACAAGCCTTACAACGTACGTGACGTTGTGGTAAACGAGTTTGCAAATCAACTGAGGGTCGCCGGTGCAGGTGACAACCCATGGAAAAAATTTCGGAGACCTCGGAAGGAGGCAAACAACGAGGTAGATGTTTACACCGACATACAGGAAGAAGAGTACATCAAGAATCTGTTACCAGAGTCCACCAACATGCGGCCTCGTTGA